The Desulfobacterales bacterium genome contains a region encoding:
- a CDS encoding cytochrome b/b6 domain-containing protein codes for MTTNNGKMKNIYLYARFERLWHWLQTLLIIILLLTGFEVNGAFKLFGFRTAVEVHNFVGLTWLIAFAFFVFWIFTTGEWRQYIPTTKKMFSVVRYYMYGIFRGEPHPVPKRKDAKHNPLQRIVYLNLAAVLLPVQMVTGFLYWGYNSWGDWGLSWLSLQVVALIHTAGAFAILSFVVVHVYMITTGHTIFAHTRAMITGWEEVADEESVGDWEYKTKAKTA; via the coding sequence ATGACCACCAACAACGGAAAAATGAAAAATATATATTTGTATGCGCGCTTCGAACGGCTGTGGCATTGGCTGCAGACGCTGTTGATCATCATCCTTTTGCTGACCGGTTTTGAAGTCAATGGCGCATTCAAACTGTTCGGTTTCAGGACGGCGGTGGAAGTGCATAATTTTGTCGGGCTCACCTGGCTGATCGCGTTTGCCTTTTTTGTTTTCTGGATTTTTACCACCGGTGAGTGGCGGCAGTATATTCCGACCACCAAAAAGATGTTCTCAGTGGTGCGCTATTACATGTACGGTATTTTTCGGGGTGAACCCCATCCGGTGCCCAAACGAAAGGATGCCAAACACAACCCCCTGCAGCGTATCGTTTACCTGAATCTGGCGGCCGTCTTGCTGCCGGTGCAAATGGTCACCGGATTTTTGTACTGGGGCTATAATTCCTGGGGTGATTGGGGATTGTCCTGGCTGTCGTTGCAGGTTGTGGCACTGATTCACACCGCCGGTGCTTTTGCCATTCTGTCATTTGTGGTGGTGCATGTGTATATGATCACCACCGGGCACACCATCTTCGCCCACACCCGGGCGATGATCACCGGCTGGGAAGAAGTAGCAGACGAAGAATCCGTGGGTGACTGGGAATACAAGACCAAAGCCAAAACGGCCTAA
- a CDS encoding SpoIIE family protein phosphatase — MEEMPPVALGVSLLIPFVMALVLHRFFENRLVISQPLMVQPRKQFVLELTLCLAAGAVVVIYNTLAYGFPATSGLSLLLGCAVVGFFLGLDMALARERKIIQDVLADDKALPPPSRLYSITRKFSLVALITILFVAVVLGLVFARDVVWLSNIKDSNMSLLQAQLSVMREVFFVMGVLLAAIINLIVSYSKNLKLLFRNETGVLEKVTRGDLSKRVPVATHDEFGVIAGHTNTMIDGLQHRLKLITALKLAEEVQQNLLPASPPAMPGLDVAGISNYCDETGGDYYDYFKLTNGDLGVVVADASEHGVSAALLMTTVRALLRQRVTMENDIARIVTDVNQELARDVAASGRFMTMFFLKIEQATNTLHWVRAGHEPAILYNAEDDIFLELAGEGMAMGVDENLKYQKNNHQEWSPGSIVVIGTDGIRETQNTQGEMFGLNRFRTAIRQHAGKSAEEIKEHIIDDLVKFQGEAPQEDDITLVVVKFL; from the coding sequence ATGGAAGAAATGCCCCCCGTGGCGTTGGGGGTAAGCCTTTTAATTCCATTTGTAATGGCGCTGGTGCTGCACCGGTTCTTTGAGAATCGCCTGGTGATCTCTCAGCCCCTGATGGTTCAGCCCAGAAAGCAATTTGTCCTGGAATTGACTTTGTGCCTGGCGGCGGGCGCCGTCGTGGTTATTTATAACACCCTGGCCTACGGTTTTCCGGCCACCAGTGGGCTCAGCTTGCTGCTGGGCTGCGCCGTGGTTGGATTTTTCCTGGGTTTGGATATGGCGCTGGCCCGTGAGCGTAAAATCATCCAAGACGTTCTGGCTGACGACAAAGCGCTGCCGCCCCCCTCCCGGCTATATTCCATCACGCGCAAATTTTCTCTGGTGGCGCTGATTACCATCCTGTTTGTAGCTGTAGTGCTGGGGCTGGTCTTTGCTCGCGATGTGGTCTGGCTCTCGAATATCAAAGACAGCAATATGTCTCTTTTGCAGGCGCAGTTATCGGTTATGCGGGAAGTCTTCTTTGTCATGGGCGTGCTTCTGGCGGCCATTATCAATTTGATTGTTTCCTATTCCAAGAATCTGAAGCTGTTGTTCAGGAATGAAACCGGCGTGCTGGAAAAAGTAACCCGGGGAGATCTTTCCAAAAGGGTGCCGGTCGCCACCCATGATGAGTTCGGGGTGATTGCCGGTCACACCAATACGATGATCGATGGGCTCCAGCATCGGCTGAAGCTCATAACCGCCTTGAAGCTGGCGGAAGAAGTTCAACAAAACCTCTTGCCCGCCAGTCCTCCCGCAATGCCCGGGCTCGATGTTGCCGGCATCAGCAACTACTGCGACGAAACCGGCGGTGATTATTATGATTACTTTAAGTTGACCAACGGCGATCTGGGCGTGGTAGTGGCAGATGCCTCCGAACACGGGGTCAGCGCCGCCCTGCTGATGACCACCGTGCGGGCGCTGCTCAGACAGCGGGTCACCATGGAAAACGACATCGCCCGTATCGTCACCGATGTTAATCAAGAACTGGCCAGAGATGTAGCTGCCAGCGGTCGTTTTATGACCATGTTTTTTCTGAAAATCGAACAGGCGACAAACACCTTGCACTGGGTGCGCGCCGGTCACGAGCCGGCCATTCTGTATAATGCCGAAGATGATATCTTTTTAGAGCTGGCCGGAGAGGGTATGGCTATGGGGGTGGATGAAAACCTGAAATATCAGAAAAACAATCACCAGGAGTGGAGTCCGGGCAGTATCGTGGTTATCGGTACCGACGGTATCCGCGAGACCCAAAATACACAAGGTGAAATGTTCGGTCTCAATCGATTCCGCACCGCCATCCGCCAACATGCCGGCAAATCCGCTGAAGAGATAAAAGAACATATTATCGATGATTTAGTGAAATTTCAGGGAGAGGCCCCTCAGGAAGACGATATTACATTAGTGGTGGTTAAGTTCTTATGA